One window of the Leptospira koniambonensis genome contains the following:
- the ppk1 gene encoding polyphosphate kinase 1, which produces MKSPETQTLGSGGNGNKGPIHIGNSDIFFDRELSWVDFNKRVLEEANDPENPLLERLKFLCITESNLDEFYMVRVAGLRNILAEGNDEKSLNGQRASEILTDLSNKVRSFVNVQYETLNQTLDQMKENGIHLILNPDELNKNEIEDIKHYYKEDVSPILTPLSIDPSHPFPHILNKSLNLAIVLTADDEKTGLKKDLFAVVQVPSVLPRFLQLKGEGKTRRFFPLEEIIKLHVDDLFYGMTVKEVYPFRILRDADISIDEEASVKDLLITMKKEIRNRIWGDAVRMDIYEGTSTFVRNTLKDLMELQDHEIFDVSSILNISDTMYFYGLEHTSKFKYTFFQQKTTLKFESPEKIFEAIKKKDRLLHHPYQSFGAIEDLLRISSEDPKVLGIKMTLYRTSGDSPIIQYLGQAAENGKQVTVLVELKARFDEERNIKWAQKLEERGVHVVYGVVGLKIHSKMLLIVRREEEHLVRYVHLGTGNYNSTTSKYYTDLSFFTVNKEITEDVSTIFNTITSYAKMPFLNKLAASPHNLKTVFLNLIEKETENAKAGKPARIIFKMNSLVDPHIILAMYNASRAGVIIELIIRGICCLKPGLPGISENITVISIVGRFLEHTRIYYFLSGGEENTFLASADCMPRNFERRIEVLFPILDTKNKDRIKKILDVQIRDNVKARLLSSDGIYRKRERVEGEKPVDSQIERMNFTE; this is translated from the coding sequence ATCAAATCGCCCGAAACCCAAACCTTAGGAAGTGGAGGCAATGGAAACAAGGGACCGATCCATATCGGGAATTCCGATATCTTTTTTGATCGGGAACTTTCTTGGGTGGATTTTAACAAACGGGTTTTAGAAGAAGCAAACGATCCTGAAAATCCTCTTCTGGAACGTCTTAAATTTTTATGTATCACTGAATCAAACTTGGACGAGTTTTATATGGTCCGTGTCGCAGGTTTGAGAAACATATTAGCAGAAGGTAACGACGAAAAAAGTCTGAACGGCCAAAGGGCTTCCGAAATTTTAACAGATCTATCCAATAAGGTTAGAAGTTTCGTAAATGTTCAATACGAAACATTAAACCAAACTCTAGATCAAATGAAAGAGAATGGGATCCATCTCATCTTGAATCCGGACGAATTAAATAAAAATGAAATAGAAGATATTAAACATTACTATAAAGAAGATGTTTCTCCGATCTTAACTCCACTTTCTATAGATCCTTCTCATCCATTTCCTCATATACTTAATAAATCCTTAAACTTAGCGATCGTTCTCACAGCTGACGACGAAAAAACAGGACTCAAAAAAGATCTGTTTGCGGTAGTGCAAGTGCCTTCCGTATTACCAAGGTTCTTACAACTCAAGGGAGAAGGTAAGACCAGAAGATTTTTCCCTCTGGAAGAGATCATCAAACTTCATGTGGATGACTTATTCTACGGAATGACAGTAAAAGAAGTTTATCCTTTCCGCATCTTAAGAGATGCAGACATCTCCATAGACGAAGAAGCTTCTGTAAAAGACTTACTCATCACTATGAAAAAAGAGATCCGGAACCGTATCTGGGGAGACGCGGTAAGGATGGATATTTATGAAGGAACTTCTACTTTCGTACGAAACACTTTAAAAGATCTCATGGAGTTGCAGGACCATGAAATTTTTGATGTATCTTCTATATTAAATATTAGTGATACAATGTATTTTTACGGACTGGAACATACTTCCAAGTTCAAGTATACCTTCTTCCAACAAAAAACTACTTTAAAGTTCGAATCTCCTGAGAAAATTTTCGAAGCAATCAAAAAGAAAGATAGATTATTGCATCATCCTTATCAATCTTTCGGTGCAATCGAAGATCTGCTTAGAATTTCCAGTGAGGACCCAAAAGTTTTAGGGATCAAGATGACCCTGTATCGTACGAGCGGGGATTCTCCTATTATCCAATATTTGGGGCAAGCAGCTGAAAACGGAAAACAAGTCACAGTACTTGTAGAGTTAAAAGCAAGATTCGACGAAGAGCGAAATATCAAGTGGGCCCAAAAACTGGAAGAAAGAGGGGTTCACGTAGTATATGGAGTGGTAGGACTTAAGATTCACAGCAAGATGCTTCTGATCGTAAGAAGAGAAGAAGAACATCTAGTTCGTTATGTGCATCTTGGAACCGGAAATTACAACTCCACAACCAGTAAATATTATACAGACCTAAGCTTTTTCACGGTAAATAAAGAGATCACTGAAGATGTTTCTACTATCTTCAATACAATCACTAGCTATGCAAAAATGCCTTTCCTGAATAAGTTAGCGGCTTCTCCACATAACCTAAAAACAGTATTTCTTAATCTGATAGAAAAAGAGACAGAAAATGCAAAAGCAGGAAAACCTGCGCGTATCATCTTCAAAATGAACAGCTTAGTGGATCCTCACATTATATTAGCAATGTATAATGCGAGTCGCGCTGGAGTGATCATAGAACTGATCATCCGCGGGATCTGTTGTTTAAAACCTGGACTCCCTGGAATTTCAGAAAACATCACAGTGATCTCCATCGTAGGTAGATTTTTAGAACATACACGTATCTATTATTTCCTTTCAGGCGGGGAAGAAAATACTTTCCTCGCTTCCGCAGACTGTATGCCTAGAAACTTTGAAAGAAGGATCGAAGTCCTATTTCCTATACTAGATACAAAGAATAAAGATAGGATCAAAAAGATCTTAGATGTTCAGATCAGGGACAATGTAAAAGCAAGACTACTTTCTTCCGACGGGATCTATCGCAAAAGAGAAAGAGTGGAAGGCGAGAAGCCTGTTGATAGCCAGATCGAAAGAATGAATTTCACGGAATAA
- a CDS encoding LIC13259/LIC11441 family protein — MRNVFTYIAAASVVSVSAPVAAESSELRLFQRLSVFHEQLLSSNDKRTNPKGLSGMIRRAKESSGEERIKYAKSLTFAELLEKAGSRQEQEFLYSELCSSLKEISPRFEFYSFFCPKTGKVWISKTKEVRNPYLIDERETGKLIG, encoded by the coding sequence ATGCGCAACGTATTCACGTACATAGCCGCGGCATCCGTGGTTTCAGTTTCCGCCCCAGTGGCTGCGGAATCTTCCGAGTTGAGATTATTTCAAAGACTTTCAGTATTTCACGAACAATTACTTTCTAGTAACGATAAAAGAACAAATCCGAAAGGACTCTCAGGAATGATCCGTAGAGCCAAAGAAAGTTCTGGAGAAGAAAGGATCAAATACGCTAAGTCCTTAACCTTTGCAGAATTATTAGAAAAGGCAGGCTCAAGACAAGAGCAGGAATTTTTATATTCAGAGTTATGTTCTTCCTTAAAAGAAATATCACCTAGATTTGAATTCTATTCTTTCTTCTGCCCCAAAACTGGAAAGGTTTGGATCTCTAAAACCAAAGAAGTCCGAAATCCTTATTTGATCGATGAAAGAGAAACAGGAAAACTGATAGGTTAA
- a CDS encoding DinB family protein, whose amino-acid sequence MIDPEYCVALAEYNRWQNESLLNVSEKLKPGELEEDKKLFFGSMAKTWNHIVMMDLSWLDRFHSRPIQKLDFHEMQFSNLSELKKLRTELDSTISEWVKTITSEWLTQDLKFYSYMYKKEITLPIWLLITHFFNHQTHHRSQISTALLQSGLNYGVTDIPWNPFYPKSR is encoded by the coding sequence ATGATAGATCCAGAATACTGTGTCGCTTTGGCAGAATATAATCGTTGGCAAAACGAATCCTTATTAAATGTTTCTGAAAAATTAAAACCGGGCGAATTGGAAGAAGATAAAAAACTATTTTTTGGTTCTATGGCAAAGACTTGGAATCATATCGTAATGATGGATCTTTCTTGGTTGGACAGGTTCCATTCTAGGCCGATCCAAAAGTTAGATTTCCATGAGATGCAATTTTCTAATCTGTCAGAATTGAAAAAACTTAGGACTGAATTAGATTCGACGATTTCGGAATGGGTAAAAACCATTACCTCAGAGTGGCTCACGCAAGATCTGAAGTTTTACAGTTACATGTACAAAAAGGAGATCACATTGCCGATCTGGCTTTTGATAACTCATTTTTTCAATCACCAAACCCATCATCGAAGCCAGATCTCAACAGCGTTATTACAAAGCGGATTGAACTATGGAGTCACAGATATTCCTTGGAATCCTTTTTACCCAAAATCAAGATAA
- a CDS encoding SH3 domain-containing protein, which translates to MKQILTFFLIFISILVWNCASVEKVEPRKIEKVMKVHAGGGLRLRIAPNIDAKKIDLVPDGDVVETFGETGEVEIQDGKQGRWVKVKWKKREGYVFGGFLEFINVK; encoded by the coding sequence ATGAAACAGATCCTCACATTCTTTTTAATATTTATTTCTATTCTAGTATGGAACTGCGCCTCTGTGGAAAAAGTAGAACCTCGTAAGATCGAAAAGGTCATGAAAGTACATGCAGGTGGAGGACTTCGTTTGAGGATTGCTCCGAATATAGACGCCAAAAAAATAGATTTAGTTCCAGATGGTGACGTTGTGGAAACTTTTGGCGAGACAGGAGAAGTTGAGATCCAAGACGGCAAACAAGGCCGCTGGGTAAAAGTGAAGTGGAAAAAAAGAGAAGGATATGTATTCGGCGGATTTTTAGAATTTATTAACGTCAAATAA